Proteins encoded within one genomic window of Amycolatopsis sp. 2-15:
- a CDS encoding RecB family exonuclease encodes MPDTATVTTPPGTGDAPVRRRPALSPSRASDFKQCPLLYRFRAVDRLPEVPTKAQVRGTLVHAVLERLFGLPAGDRVAPRAKDLLAPTWAELSAASPEWTELFTDAEAGETDKWLASAEKLLDAYFELEDPRRLEPEACELHVEIELGSGVLLRGYIDRVDVAPTGEIRVVDYKTGAAPREIGEAKAMFQMKFYAVVLWRLRGVVPRQLKLMYLTDGQSLAYTPDEAELVRFERTLEAIWQAILKAGKTGDFRPNPGKLCSWCDHQAHCPEFGGTPPEYPGWPEPDAGEETALDRAD; translated from the coding sequence TGCCAGCGATTTCAAACAGTGTCCGCTCCTCTACCGATTCCGGGCCGTCGACCGGCTGCCCGAGGTGCCCACGAAGGCCCAGGTGCGCGGGACGCTCGTGCACGCCGTGCTGGAACGGTTGTTCGGTCTGCCCGCGGGTGACCGCGTGGCGCCACGGGCGAAGGATCTGCTGGCGCCCACGTGGGCCGAGCTCTCCGCCGCGAGTCCGGAGTGGACCGAACTGTTCACGGATGCCGAGGCGGGCGAAACCGACAAATGGCTCGCTTCGGCGGAGAAGCTGCTCGACGCGTACTTCGAGCTGGAGGACCCGCGCCGGCTGGAGCCGGAGGCGTGTGAGCTGCACGTGGAGATCGAGCTGGGCTCGGGGGTGCTGCTGCGCGGGTACATCGACCGCGTCGACGTGGCGCCGACCGGCGAGATCCGCGTGGTGGACTACAAGACCGGGGCCGCGCCGCGTGAGATCGGCGAGGCCAAGGCGATGTTCCAGATGAAGTTCTACGCCGTGGTGCTGTGGCGGCTGCGCGGCGTCGTGCCGCGGCAGCTGAAGCTGATGTACCTCACCGACGGCCAGTCGCTCGCCTACACGCCCGACGAGGCCGAGCTGGTGCGGTTCGAGCGCACCCTGGAAGCCATCTGGCAGGCGATCCTGAAGGCCGGCAAGACCGGCGACTTCCGGCCCAACCCGGGCAAGCTGTGCTCGTGGTGCGACCACCAGGCGCACTGCCCGGAGTTCGGCGGCACCCCACCGGAATACCCCGGCTGGCCGGAACCCGACGCCGGCGAAGAGACCGCACTGGACCGGGCCGACTGA
- a CDS encoding thioesterase family protein has protein sequence MADAFYVPLGDERYAATEHTSGPWAPGAQHFGPPSALLARGLERLEAPHPALIARVTIEILGPAPVAELDQRSWIERPGRSVELLQSELSADGKLIARASAWRIATTDTTSVATDAGPLLPSAEVGTETTFPADWRGGYLNAVEWRAVRGSISAPGPAAVWGRQRIPLVDGEEPTGLQRLFAVADSANGVSHFLPTADWWFINSELTVHLRRAPEGEWIGLDAVTLVGPHGIGTATSTLHDGSGPVGAGAQALLVRPRQAGGG, from the coding sequence ATGGCCGACGCGTTCTACGTCCCCCTCGGTGACGAGCGGTATGCCGCGACCGAGCACACCAGCGGCCCCTGGGCACCCGGCGCGCAGCACTTCGGCCCGCCGTCGGCGCTGCTCGCGCGCGGGCTGGAGCGGCTCGAAGCGCCGCACCCGGCGCTCATCGCGCGCGTGACCATCGAGATCCTCGGGCCGGCGCCCGTCGCGGAGCTGGACCAGCGGTCGTGGATCGAGCGGCCCGGCCGGTCGGTCGAGCTGCTGCAGTCGGAGCTGTCCGCGGACGGCAAGCTGATCGCGCGGGCCAGCGCGTGGCGGATCGCGACCACCGACACGACGAGCGTCGCGACCGACGCCGGTCCCCTGCTTCCCTCGGCGGAGGTGGGCACGGAGACCACGTTCCCCGCAGACTGGCGCGGCGGTTACCTCAACGCCGTCGAGTGGCGGGCGGTGCGCGGCAGCATCTCGGCGCCGGGCCCGGCCGCCGTGTGGGGCCGGCAGCGGATCCCGCTCGTCGACGGAGAGGAGCCCACCGGGTTGCAGCGGCTGTTCGCGGTCGCGGACTCGGCCAACGGCGTGTCCCACTTCCTGCCCACCGCCGACTGGTGGTTCATCAACTCGGAGCTCACGGTCCACCTGCGCCGGGCGCCGGAGGGCGAGTGGATCGGGCTCGACGCAGTGACCCTGGTCGGGCCGCACGGCATCGGCACCGCCACGAGTACCCTGCACGACGGCTCCGGCCCGGTCGGCGCCGGTGCGCAGGCTCTGCTCGTCCGGCCGCGACAGGCCGGGGGCGGATAA
- a CDS encoding ParA family protein has protein sequence MQITSVVNQKGGVGKTSLSVGAAAALAERGRRVLLIDLDPQGHATTEMLGLAEASGDAPTLAKALTKLWKGPIEELAVPHPRSNLGRGGAFDVIPTSPGMFDLIRRLDSFRVPGWQLARVIQFANYDHVVIDCPPALDVLTNNALAASHGILVPVQPDKTSIRALRLLGDQVRYVEQTTGRTPIAWYGIVPGLYRRPISHYAAAALQEMYSFGIPMLSHVPLGVVMNEAAANGVPVTTYAPETLQALSFREIAETLDGYLAQNPGPTEVPADDEFVFEDFISEVAMTRNANDNGARKKLYDLMPKRPSRPR, from the coding sequence ATGCAGATCACCTCGGTGGTCAACCAGAAAGGCGGGGTCGGCAAGACCTCACTCAGCGTGGGCGCGGCCGCGGCGCTGGCCGAACGCGGCCGGCGCGTGCTGCTGATCGACCTCGACCCGCAGGGACACGCCACCACCGAGATGCTCGGCCTGGCCGAGGCGTCCGGTGACGCACCCACGCTCGCGAAGGCGCTCACGAAGCTCTGGAAAGGCCCGATCGAGGAGCTCGCGGTGCCGCACCCGCGCAGCAACCTCGGCCGCGGCGGCGCGTTCGACGTGATCCCGACGTCGCCGGGCATGTTCGATCTGATCCGCCGGCTGGACTCGTTCCGCGTGCCGGGCTGGCAGCTCGCACGCGTGATCCAGTTCGCGAACTACGACCACGTGGTCATCGACTGCCCGCCCGCGCTCGACGTGCTCACCAACAACGCACTCGCGGCGTCGCACGGGATCCTGGTGCCGGTGCAGCCGGACAAAACGAGCATCCGTGCGCTGCGGCTGCTCGGCGACCAGGTGCGTTACGTGGAACAGACCACCGGCCGCACGCCCATCGCGTGGTACGGGATCGTGCCCGGGCTCTACCGCCGCCCGATCTCCCACTACGCGGCCGCGGCGCTGCAGGAGATGTACAGTTTCGGCATCCCGATGCTCTCGCACGTGCCGCTCGGCGTCGTGATGAACGAGGCCGCGGCCAACGGCGTGCCCGTCACCACGTACGCACCGGAAACCCTGCAGGCCCTGTCGTTCCGCGAGATCGCCGAAACCCTCGACGGCTACCTCGCCCAGAACCCCGGCCCGACCGAGGTCCCGGCCGACGACGAGTTCGTCTTCGAGGACTTCATCTCCGAGGTCGCGATGACCCGCAATGCCAACGACAACGGCGCCCGCAAAAAACTCTACGACCTAATGCCGAAACGCCCGAGCCGGCCGCGCTGA
- the hisG gene encoding ATP phosphoribosyltransferase: protein MLRVAVPNKGALAAAAAEMLSEAGYRKRHDSKDLTVLDTVNEVEFFFLRPKDIAIYVGSGELDLGITGRDLALDSGAPVDEMLALGFGGSTFRYAAPAGQDWKPADLQGKRLATSYPRLVREDLARHGVEADVIRLDGAVEISIQLGVADAIADVVESGRSLRQHNLVAFGDPICVSEAVLLQRAGSDSAKAKNQLAARLRGVVFAQQYMMLDYDCRRTLLEQAIAITPGLESPTVAPLADEDWVAVRAMVPRKKVNQIMDELAEVGAKAILASDIRSCRL from the coding sequence ATGCTGCGTGTTGCCGTGCCTAACAAGGGAGCCCTCGCCGCGGCGGCGGCCGAGATGCTTTCCGAGGCGGGCTACCGCAAGCGACATGACTCGAAGGACCTGACCGTGCTGGACACGGTCAACGAGGTCGAGTTCTTCTTCCTGCGCCCCAAGGACATCGCGATCTACGTCGGCTCCGGCGAGCTCGACCTCGGCATCACCGGCCGCGACCTCGCGCTCGACTCGGGCGCGCCGGTCGACGAGATGCTCGCGCTCGGCTTCGGCGGATCCACGTTCCGCTACGCCGCCCCGGCCGGCCAGGACTGGAAGCCGGCCGACCTGCAGGGCAAGCGCCTGGCGACCTCGTACCCGCGGCTCGTGCGCGAGGACCTGGCGCGTCACGGCGTCGAGGCCGACGTGATCCGCCTCGACGGCGCCGTCGAGATCTCGATCCAGCTCGGCGTCGCCGACGCGATCGCCGACGTGGTCGAGTCCGGCCGCTCCCTGCGCCAGCACAACCTGGTGGCCTTCGGCGACCCGATCTGCGTGTCGGAAGCCGTACTGCTGCAGCGCGCGGGCAGCGACTCGGCGAAGGCGAAGAACCAGCTGGCCGCGCGGCTGCGGGGAGTCGTGTTCGCGCAGCAGTACATGATGCTCGACTACGACTGCCGGCGCACGCTGCTGGAGCAGGCCATCGCCATCACCCCGGGCCTGGAGTCGCCGACGGTCGCCCCGCTCGCCGACGAGGACTGGGTCGCCGTGCGCGCCATGGTGCCGCGCAAGAAGGTCAACCAGATCATGGACGAACTCGCCGAGGTCGGCGCCAAGGCGATCCTCGCCTCCGACATCCGCTCCTGCCGGTTGTAG